The Uruburuella testudinis genome window below encodes:
- a CDS encoding DsbC family protein yields MNKTALHTLLSLALIPLAACGQTPVSNHGPASAPAAKAATAASEVGGDLAQSLTAKLEQTYAGQNLKVQSVRSTPIAGLYEVVVTGNQVVYVDAKADYMLVGDLIDINTRQSLTDERAAELNKIDFSSLPLAQAIKEVRGNGKLQVAVFSDPDCPFCKRLEHEFAKMSDITIYNFMMPIASLHPDAARKAELIWCQPDRTSAWTQWMRESKMPPQAPACDNPVAETTSLGEQLGFTGTPTIVFPNGRTQSGYSPMPQLKQIIESNQ; encoded by the coding sequence ATGAACAAAACAGCTTTGCACACCTTATTATCACTGGCGCTGATTCCCCTTGCCGCCTGCGGCCAGACACCGGTCAGCAACCACGGCCCAGCCTCAGCGCCCGCAGCCAAAGCCGCAACAGCCGCAAGCGAAGTTGGCGGCGATTTGGCTCAAAGCCTCACCGCCAAGCTGGAGCAAACCTATGCCGGCCAAAATCTGAAAGTGCAAAGTGTCCGCAGTACACCGATCGCCGGTTTGTATGAAGTAGTGGTTACCGGCAACCAAGTGGTGTATGTCGATGCCAAAGCCGATTATATGCTGGTGGGCGACCTGATTGATATCAACACCCGCCAAAGCCTCACCGACGAGCGCGCTGCCGAATTAAATAAAATCGATTTTTCCAGCCTGCCGCTGGCGCAGGCCATCAAAGAAGTGCGCGGCAACGGCAAGCTGCAAGTGGCGGTATTTTCCGACCCCGACTGCCCTTTCTGTAAGCGTCTGGAGCACGAATTCGCCAAAATGAGCGACATCACCATCTACAACTTTATGATGCCGATTGCCAGCCTGCACCCCGATGCCGCACGCAAAGCCGAACTGATCTGGTGTCAGCCCGACCGCACAAGTGCCTGGACCCAATGGATGCGCGAAAGCAAAATGCCGCCGCAAGCTCCTGCCTGCGACAATCCGGTCGCCGAAACCACCTCGCTGGGCGAGCAATTGGGCTTTACCGGCACACCCACCATTGTTTTCCCCAACGGCCGCACCCAAAGCGGTTACAGCCCGATGCCGCAACTGAAACAGATTATTGAATCTAATCAATAA
- a CDS encoding 3'-5' exonuclease yields MTPILAFDIETIPDVAGIRLLHDLPQSVPDADVVAFAQQKRRAQTGGDFMQHHLHQVVAISCCMRWGQDKIHVGTIGEINDSEETMIAKFFDLVETHTPQLVSWNGGGFDLPVLHYRALIHGVTAARYWDMGEGDFGDSRDFKWNNYISRYHSRHCDLMDLLALYQPRASVPLDDMAKLCGFPGKLGMDGSKVWEAYHAGDVKNIRDYCETDAANTYLMYLRFRLLGGALDADEYELEIKRLKHYLTMQAEEKPHWAEFTSVWR; encoded by the coding sequence ATGACCCCGATTTTAGCCTTTGATATCGAAACCATCCCCGATGTGGCGGGCATCCGCTTGCTGCATGATTTGCCACAGAGTGTGCCGGATGCTGATGTGGTGGCGTTTGCCCAACAAAAGCGGCGCGCGCAAACCGGCGGCGATTTTATGCAGCACCATCTGCATCAAGTGGTGGCGATATCCTGCTGCATGCGTTGGGGGCAGGATAAAATCCATGTCGGCACCATAGGCGAAATCAACGACAGCGAAGAAACCATGATTGCCAAGTTTTTCGACTTGGTTGAAACGCACACGCCGCAGCTGGTGAGCTGGAACGGCGGCGGTTTCGATTTGCCGGTGCTGCATTACCGTGCGCTGATTCACGGCGTAACCGCAGCGCGTTATTGGGACATGGGCGAAGGTGATTTCGGCGACAGCCGCGATTTCAAATGGAATAATTACATCAGCCGCTACCACAGCCGCCATTGTGATTTGATGGATTTGCTTGCCCTTTATCAGCCGCGCGCCAGCGTGCCGTTGGATGATATGGCCAAATTGTGCGGCTTTCCCGGCAAGCTCGGTATGGACGGCAGCAAGGTATGGGAGGCCTACCACGCCGGTGATGTGAAAAACATCCGCGATTATTGCGAAACCGATGCGGCCAACACTTACTTGATGTATCTGCGTTTCCGCCTGCTCGGCGGTGCGCTGGATGCAGATGAATATGAATTGGAAATCAAACGCTTGAAGCATTATCTGACCATGCAGGCCGAAGAGAAACCGCATTGGGCGGAATTTACCTCAGTCTGGCGCTGA
- a CDS encoding prephenate dehydrogenase: protein MTHPLKLKQITLIGVGLIGGSFVLDLKRLGLVEKVVGVDLDADNLARALERRVIDAAFEQVCSESIHGADLVLIATPVATLPAICRTLAPLLAPHTLVSDVGSTKQSALAAFAEYLPQHLPHCIAAHPIAGSDRHGALAAQFGLYQHKKLIVCPHERQDSDGLKTLEALWQAVGAQTYRMSAAEHDAVFAAVSHMPHMIAYAYVHQIADHPDGQTYLDFAASGFRDFTRIASSHPAIWTDICLANKTSLLDLLAGQQQQLAYLQALLQSGDADALYHYFEEAQHTRDDWQARQ from the coding sequence ATGACACACCCACTGAAGCTCAAACAAATCACCCTGATCGGCGTCGGCCTGATCGGCGGTTCGTTTGTGCTCGATTTGAAGCGCTTGGGCTTGGTAGAAAAAGTGGTGGGCGTGGATTTGGATGCCGACAATCTGGCGCGGGCATTGGAGCGCAGAGTGATTGATGCGGCCTTTGAACAGGTATGCAGCGAGAGCATACATGGTGCTGATTTAGTGCTGATTGCCACGCCGGTTGCCACCTTGCCCGCTATTTGCCGCACGCTGGCGCCGCTGTTGGCACCGCATACGCTGGTGAGCGATGTGGGCAGCACCAAGCAGTCGGCATTGGCCGCATTTGCCGAATATCTGCCGCAACATTTGCCGCACTGCATCGCCGCGCATCCGATAGCCGGCTCCGACCGCCACGGCGCCTTAGCGGCACAATTCGGCCTTTATCAACATAAAAAGCTGATTGTTTGCCCGCATGAGCGGCAGGATTCAGACGGCCTCAAAACCCTTGAGGCCTTATGGCAGGCGGTGGGCGCACAAACCTATCGCATGAGCGCGGCCGAACACGATGCCGTTTTCGCTGCCGTTTCGCACATGCCGCATATGATTGCCTATGCCTATGTGCACCAAATCGCCGACCATCCCGACGGCCAAACCTATCTCGATTTTGCCGCTTCGGGTTTTCGGGATTTTACCCGCATCGCATCCAGCCACCCCGCGATTTGGACCGATATCTGCCTGGCCAACAAAACCAGCCTGCTTGATTTGCTGGCCGGCCAGCAGCAGCAGTTGGCTTATCTGCAAGCATTGCTGCAAAGCGGTGATGCCGATGCGCTTTACCACTATTTTGAAGAGGCGCAGCATACGCGCGATGATTGGCAGGCACGGCAGTAG